CTTTGGCGGGAGGGTGCAGGGAGGGCAGCGCCCTCCCTGCCCGCCGGAGGCGGTCTCCGCCGCCCCTCAGCTAGCTCACATATCCCTCGTCCACAGCCTGGGGCCGGGCCTGGGCGGCGCGGCGGGCAAGCTCGTCGCAGCGCTCGTTCTCGGGGTGGCCGTTGTGGCCGCGCACCCACTCGAACTTCACGCGGTGCTTGGCCAGCAGGCCGTCCAGGCGCATCCAGAGGTCGCGGTTCTTCACGGCGGTCTTGGCGGCGGTGCGCCAGCCGTTGCGCTTCCAGTTGGCCAGCCAGCGCTTCTCGATGGCGTCGCGCACGTACAT
The DNA window shown above is from Fundidesulfovibrio soli and carries:
- the rnhA gene encoding ribonuclease HI: MTNAETVIIHSDGACLGNPGPGGYGAILTRNGQDVEFSGGYKLTTNNRMEILGVIVALEALEAASDVRVVTDSMYVRDAIEKRWLANWKRNGWRTAAKTAVKNRDLWMRLDGLLAKHRVKFEWVRGHNGHPENERCDELARRAAQARPQAVDEGYVS